The Vanrija pseudolonga chromosome 1, complete sequence genomic sequence tgccgagccttggcgccgtcaCGCTTGGCGCATGCcgaggggcggcgcgctgcgcttTACGATGTTCGGTCGCTCTAGCGTGTGCGTGTGCCCTCGCCTTGAGTCTTGTGCATGCTTGGCCCGCCAAGTGCGCGAATATTATGCACTGCACgtgtgggcgggcgcgcaTTCGCTGTGCCGGTGCGAGTGCTGGCGATAACAGCCCGCTTGGCCGTGTGTGGCGTGCCAGGGTGCAGGGACGGATCATCAattggggtggtggtgatggccgGCCTGCCACGATCTGTACTGGAGTCGCAGGCCACCAAGATCCTACTCCCTACGCCTTGCGACTACCTCAaacacggcggcgtgggATCTTGGCGctggggcgtggtggtggtggtgttcgCACTGCGCAGTTCTCACATTCTTGGCCCTTGGCGTGGGTGTTTGTTGACGGCGATGCAGCTGGCaccggggggggggggggggataTCAAAACGCGCtccgtcgacgacgctgcccccctcgccccagctATCGCCCCCGCCATGTCCCTCTCGTCCTCGCAGCTCTCCTCGATCTGGTCGGAACTCGAGACGTCCGGGTGCCTCATCACCGCCAGCGGACAAGTCCACACGCAgaccgacgcgacgcggGTGCCGCACGCGTGTATCGCCGCCGGGGGCAGGAGCGTGTGGAATACCGCCGTGCGCACGACCGCCAACGACCCCTACATCATCCTCTGCACCCCGCGCGAGGgcaccgtcggcgacctccAGACTGCGCTGAGTGCCGACGgggacgtcgtcgtcgagggatGTCGTGGCGACTTTGCGGTCCAGCAGCGTAATGCCGCGGCTTCGCGACACTGGGGCAAGGTGCTGAGCCTTGCGGCGGTCGGATACCTCGCTGTCCTGGCTCTTTCGTGGTAAGCTCGCTCGGATCGGACGCAAGCAGGCGAGAGCTGACACCGCACCAGACCGACACCGCCCAACCGCTACCGACCGAACCGACGACACCTGTATGCATGTTGTATGACCCGACACACTATCAATGTGGCAGTGGTGATTAGATTAGCCTTGTCGCGGCCCGATGGCGTCATGGTTGCGTCCCGCCTCGTCCACAAGCCGGCAGCACGCCAGCGCGCACCACGGCGTGCTATCTGGAATTCACGCGCCGGGTGGTGCAGAGCAGGCAGCAAGAtggcgcgggggtggtgcaTACCAAGGCTGACATGGCGCTAGTCGTGAGAGATACTTACTCTAGCAGATCTGTCGAGTGGCCGATAGCATACGGAGATGGCCGCTGTGGGGCATGTCCAGCGACTGTGCGACTATAGCTCGCGATATCGACGGCGTCTGACGCGATAGGAATGCGTCTCGTCGCTCGGAAGGGGTGCTTATAAGAGGTATGCACCAGAAGGAGCAGCACGACCAGCCCAACCAATCAAGACCGACCGGCGTCACCACAATGGCCACTGCAGTCGCCCACcagccccccgcccccgcggccAAGTTCCACGCCGGCAAGGTACGGCACACGACCTCTCCGCTCgaccgcgctgccgccgcggaaGCGGCAcaggacgccgcggcgcgcgcgttcgcCCCGCCGACCACGGTGCCGGCGTACaccccgtcgacggccgacctggccgacctgctcgcccaCTCGCACGTCCACACGTCCCCGTCGCTCGGGACCGAGTtccgcgcgccgtccctcgccgccgcgacggacGGCAAGCCGTCCCTGTCTATCCgggacgtgctcgacgacgaggcgcgcatCAAGGCGCTTGCCCGGCTCGTGtccgagcgcggcgtcgtcttcttccgcGACGCAATCATCACGCCCAAGGAGCAAGAGGTGCTCGTCCACCGGCTTGGCCTggccggcggcaagcccACCTCCTCGGGCATCCATATCCACCCGTACACCCTCCAAGGGGAGGAGCACGGCGATGGGATTCTCAAGATCTCGAGCGCCGACCAGGGCAGCCGCGCGCTCAAGCGCCAAGACCAGGCGAGCCTCCTCAACCGCCACAAGGGCAACCTcgagtgggtgagtggcgcgggcgtggcgggggaTGGGCAAGTGAGCTGACCTTGGGCCACAGCACTCGGACATCTCGTTCGAGCGCGTCCCGTCAGACTACGCGACGCTGCAGGTCCGCAAGCTCCCGCCcaacggtggcggcgacaccGTCTGGGCGTCAGGCTACGACGCGTACGAGCGGCTGtcgcccgcgacgcgcgcgtacCTCGAGGGCCTGACGGCGTACCACGACGGGTCGCACTTCCACGACAACATCAGCGAGCACGGGCAGAAGCTGCGCGACatctcgcgcggcgcgcccgagAACACGgggcccgagctcgacgcggtgcaCCCCGTGATCCGGACCAACCCCACGACGGGGTGGAAGACTCTGTTCGTCCCGCGCAACTTCACGCGCCGGATCAACGAGCTCACGGCCGCCGAGAGCGACAACCTGCTCGAGTTCCTCTGGGACCACGTCGCGGCCAACCACGACATCCAGACGCGCTTCCGCTGGGAGGAGAACAACCTCGCCATCTGGGATAACAGGAGCACGTACCATGCGCGCACTTGGGACACGACCGAGCTCCGCGAGGGCACCCGGTCGgtcagcctcggcgagcggcccTTCTTCGACCCGCAGAGCAagggccgccgcgaggcgctcggcctggaCAAGtaggcgcggcggtggtcaaTAGGCAATGTTAAATATAGTTTAGTTGTATGGCGTGAATGGATAAGAAGTGGGATGGAATGTGCGCGTGCCGGGGCCGGAAGGAAGCACGCGTAGTTATGAAGCGGGTCGTGTGCATgccaagcagcagcggtgTTGGCGTGTGTGGGATTGCGGTGTGGAAGTGGTCCGACGGGTAGTGAGTGCGGTGTCCAATGGCCCGGACATGCCGGACACGAGCACTCCGGCGTCGCGTTCTTTTGTCTGAGCAGAGCCGGTCTAGGCTTTGCTTGTTGTGGAGGCTCCAGTTGTTAGTGTGTTTCGTTGCAGCCATTGTAAATCACCCGCTGCACCGACGGTGCCGAGCGAggcgtggcgcgcgacgacgcgtcgacgagcatgcCGAGCAAGTGAGTGACTGTGCGTGCCATGTTGCTCGAGTGGGCCAACACCAACAACCAACTCAGGTGCGTGCGGAATTAACTCGTTTTGGGATTGCCGCACGCGTCTGATTGTGCGCCAAGACGAGAGAGCGGGGGGTCATGCCCGCGGTGGGTGTTGGCAGTGGTGGCATGTCTCGTGCTGCTAGCTGCAGATGCTCGCTTTGTCTTGGGGGTGCCGGTtgtcttgttgttgttattgtcgTCTCGGGCTATGCTCCTGCTTGTTGCTGCTTGTTGCCTGCTACTTGCGATGCACATGCTGTGCAGTTCAAAGTGTGATTTCGCAGCGCCACCAAAAGGTGAGACGATTCGATTTCTACAGTGGAAACACGGCCAACACGCCCCAcaggcgctgcggcgcgtgtCCAAACTTAAACACGTGACCCCCTTTTTGGCTCTGCTGTATCATTGTGGTGTTGCCCCCGCGCGCGTCCTGCTGGCGGGCTGGCCGGTTGGCTctgtcgccgcccgcctggcTCGCTGGCCCTGCGCTGCCTGGCGCGCACACCCTTGCCCAACTTGCACTGCACGCCTGCCAACCACCCCGACAGCAGCACCCCTCCGACCACCGCCCCCCCCGGTTCCCCCCcttgccccccccccccccttctcTCACAACCCAACAACTGTGCGACAGGTGCTACCACCAATCcatcccaccaccacaccgcTCACCCTCCTACATTTCTTCTCAATCCCACAACCTTCGCCCTCTTCACATCCAACCCCCCCCCTTTCAACACCTCTCTTCACACCACCAACAACCTCGCAACTGCACACACCATGTCCGGCGAGATCAGGCGGAAGCTCGTCATTGTCGGTACgtggccacccaccccccttGCTCTCTATACCCCCCCCCCCATGCACGACCACGAAACCAGAGACACGAGAGAGCAAACCTGTCCTGTCACCTGCCCTGTGTCTCTCTGCCCCCCTGCCCTTGCACCCACCCCCCTTACACCCaacacaaccaccaccccattccacgccgccgccgccccccaaCGCCGCCCAGCACACAACACCACCGAGCATCCACTTGATGCCGCGAAAACCACTCTGCAATGCATAGCTGACACTCTTAcccaggcgacggcgcgtgcGGAAAGACGTGTCTGTGAGTAGTAGCACGGGTTTTAacgcgacgggcggcgagaagcgcgcgtGACAAGTGCCTGCTGGCGCGGGCAGACCAGGCAACCAGCCAACGCGGCCTGCGGGTGGGCGgacggggcgggcgagcaAACGGCCAGATGGGCCCACGGCTTCGTTGTACAGCAACGACACCGATGGTCGCTaccgcccccgcgcccgtcgccgcttCCACATCGCGCGCAGCCGGCGTGCAGGctcttgctgctgcgcggacggcgccgacgccgccaccctgATCCCCATGCATCGCCACCCACCATACTAACCACAACTTCCCTTTACAGCCTCATCGTCTTCAGCAAGGGCATGTTCCCCGAGGTACGTGCGCAGCCTGCGCTCAAGCCGCCAACCTGTGTTTGCGCGAATTAAAGCTGATCCATCGGTGCAGGTCTACGTTCCCACAGTCTTTGAGAACTATGTTGCcgatgtcgaggtcgatggaAAGAAGGTCGAGCTTGCTCTCTGGGATACCGCTGGCCAGGAGGACTACGAGTGAGTGGCGAGCGTGGAAAGGAAGGCGAGCACACAAGAGTCTAACAGTTTCCAGCCGTCTGAGGCCTCTCTCGTACCCCGACTCGCACGTCATCCTTATCTGCTTTGCCGTTgactcgcccgactcgctcgacaatgtccaAGAAAAGGTGCGTGCTCGGCTCGAGCTTTGGCACACGAAGGCAAAATGCTAACGCCCCACCAGTGGATCTCCGAGGTCATGCACTTCTGCCAGGGCCTCCCCATTGTTCTCGTCGCATGCAAGAAGGATCTCCGTGATGACCCCAAGACCATCCAGGACCTCGCCCGCATGAACCAGCGCCCCGTCTCGCGCAACGAcggtgtcgccgtcgcccagaAGATCGGTGCCCAGGGCTACGTCGAGTGCTCGGCCAAGACTGGCGAGGGTGTTAAGGAGGTCTTCCAGGTTGCTACGCGCCAGGCGTTGACCATTGTCGTGAGtccagcagccagccaccAAAGACTTCTGTGCTGACACTTTCGCAGAACGGCAAGAAGCGCGGCAACAAGAACGGCAAGAGCGGCAAGTGTGTCGTTCTCTAATCGGCTCTTGTAAACCTCTGCAAGCTTCCACAGTCTTTCTTTGTACTGCTACGCGTCTTCTCGTTTCTCGCAACTATTACGCCCGTCCTCTCATCAAGCCCTGTCTATTGCGTCGGTGCCATGGCCCTAGACACACGATCAATGATATACCATGCGTGTCTGAACCACCGTTGTCACGACGATGGCCCTGGATTCCCATTGGCATTTCGTCTCTATCCCCACACCCATCCCTATTGCtctccaccccctccccccttcccTACACCACCCTCGTAAGCCTGCAATGCCAGGTCTGATGTTATGAGTCACGAGTTGCAAGCCGAGTAGTgtcgaggcgtcgtcgttgcggaACGTGCCGGTAGTCGTGTATCTCACACAGTAGGGTGTTTAAGGGTGCCTGTCGTGACAGGGGGAGAGAGATTGGCCGCGGTGGGGAGGGCGATTAGGCGCGTTGTTCCTGTTGATGGAATGGACGTTGAAAGTCGACAGGCGAAAGATGGCGGGCCTGCTGCTCAAGCAAGCAGAATGGCACATGGCTTGCATGGGTTTCCTGGGAAGCAAACCTCGAGGCTATCAGACAACGTTGAtgacgcgtcggcgtgggcaaGAGTAGTTGTAGAGCTTAgtttggcggcgaggcggcgtacgaccaacgacggcggcacgTGGGCAATGTGTAAGTCGTCCGGGGGTGCAAGGTTGCATGCCTTGatgcccgctgctgccgacgaggcggcgcagggccAGGCCAGGGGAGATGCAGTGCCGCGGTTCCCTTGTTGCCTGCCGccactgtcgtcgtcgacatggcACCACGCTGGtacggctggctggctggctggcttggctcGGTTGTCGCGGGGCCCACCACTGGCCACTGGCCACTCTGGCCACTCTGAACTGACAACACAACCCACGACACAACGGCATGGCAACATCGACAGCAACACAACACAAAGCCTAATCAATCGTCAACAACCTCCATCTCACCACTTATTTAATAATAATGGCCACCCCACcggccgacgacacgcaCACCAGCGTGCAAGGTGCTACGTCAGaagcaccagcagcagtggcgcctgcaccaccagcgccccatgctcacgacgacgacaacgctGCATCCCCATCGCCCGTGCAGCAGGAGCCATCAGCCGCATCAGCCTCAGACcacccctcgccctcgcccgccgtcgtcgtggaccTCACATCGCCACCGCGGCCCgctgccccgcccgcgcccgctaCTGGTGTGATCACATCAAGCGCGAGCACGGACGCTGTGACTTCTCCAGGCGACGCTCCAGACAACGCACCATCACACTCGACAgcggcagaggaggaggagactAACGGGCACGCTGGCGACAAGCAGGACAAGACGACgcacaccaccgccgccgcggacaCCCTCgcaccgccctcgcccagctcccACCTCTCCCCTCCGTCGCCAACAACGCCGCTcacccccgcctcgtcgagaagcACCCCGgcgcccgcctcgccaagCAAGCAGCCGCCCATGTCGCTGGGCAGCAAACCCCTCCCGGCGTCGCCGAAGCCCGCAGGCCTAGCAATGGCCGAGAGCCCGCCCCGGCGGAGCAGCCTCAACGCTGCAGCGCTGAAACGCCCCGCGCTGTCCCTCGTCaccccggccgccgcgacgcccgcccagcgcgccgtctcggggagcggcacgccgcccggcgcgccggccaaggcgccgctcggcgcgctgcggaCAGcgcccgacctcgccgagttTGACCCGTTCGcgacgcctgcgccggccgcagcggGGCCAGCATCAGCGGCTgtgccgcgccgtcccgcgtccggctcgggctcgaacgaggccacgccgacccaggcccgcccgcagccgcagccgcaccAGGCCAGCCGGTCCGCGacgcccgacacgccggGCGCAAGCACGGGCGCgtcccgcccccgccggaTCGTGCGCGCTgagagcggcgacgcggagAGCACAGGCGACGAGCCAGTGTTTAATTTTGCCGGCTTCCTCAAGGACCTGCGCAGCCGCCCAGCTGACCCCATTGCGCGGTATCTCAAGAGGTTGGTGACGGCGGAGGGATAGTCGCTGACTGCGCGCTCAGCTTCTTAACAAACTTTGCCAAGAAGCCGTTTACGATCAACGAGCAGATCAAGCTGGTGCGCGACTTCTTGAGTGTGAGTTGTTGGGTTGCTGGGGGACGGTAGGGCTGACACGGTACAGTTCATTGCCGAGAAGatgcgcgtcgtcgagccgtgGAAGTCGCAGTCGCCAGCAGAGTTTGACAACGCTCTTGAAGCGATGGAGAAGCTGGTCATGAACCGGCTGTATCCTTTGTAAGAGTGTGTCGCTGGTGACTCGCTGACCGACCCCAGCACGTTCACACCGCAGCTTACCAACGGCCAAACCATCACTACTGATGACCTCGAGAGGGATGCAGTGTTCGAGCAGCGAGTACGCCTGTTCAGCTGGGTGCGCGGTTACCACCTCGACGTGCCAGAGAACGAGGCGACCCAGGGCTTCCTCGGGTTCGCAGAGCAGGAGCTGCTCAAAATCAACCACTACAAGGCGCCACGAGACAAGATGATCTGCATCCTCAACTGCTGCAAGGTCATCTTTGGCCTCATCCGACATACTGCCGGCTCGGATGCCACGAGCGCCGATGCGTTTGTGCCCATCCTCATCTTTGTGGTCCTCCGTGCCGCGCCTGAGAACATGCTCTCCAACATCGAGTACATTTCGCGGTTCCGCAACGCCGAGAAGCTGCAGGGCGAGGCAGGCTACTACCTGTCCAGTTTACAAGGCGCAATCCAGTTCATCGAGACGATGGACGCGTCGAGCCTGTCAAACATCACGCAGGAGGAGTTCGAGTCCAACGTCGAGAAGGCAATCCAGGAActgcccagctcgccgagctcaccaCGCGCACGCTCGTCTATACCCTCTGGAAACAACGAGATTTCGCCGTGGGCCACAACGCCTGGTGAGGAGCCGGCGCGGCAGCTCGCGCTTCcagcgacggcagcggcgctggACGGCACAAAGCGCTTCTTCCAGCGGACTGGCGACGCAGCCAAGGAGGCCGTTTCCCGCCCGCTCAATACCATCAGCAAGATCCTCCAGgacatgcagcagcaggcgaccgccgagagcagcagcgagagcggcgacgacgaggtcgtcgaccgaTGGGCGCCCGGCGGGCCACGCGACAGGCAGCACGAGCACCGCGCGCACCACCCGCACGGGTCGatgcccgtcgccgtcccgGCACCGCAGTACATCCatgggcggggcgaggcggcgccgccgagccatctcctcgcgcagctgggcATCTCGCCAGGTGACCCGACACCAAGGtatgtggcgtggcgtgacGCTTGCAGGTTGGTTTGGTCGCTGACCCGCACCCAGTGGCACGCCCCGCGAACCGACACCAGACTACGCCGCGCAGATGCACCACACACTCGAGGCGAGCCACGAAGAGTATGCGCGCGAacaggcgcgcgcggccaacGTCATGACCCTGCATCAGATGTTCCcggccctcgacgaggagattgtcgacgCGGTGTTGTACTCGtgtggcgacgacctcgggcaCGC encodes the following:
- the SPBC460.04c_6 gene encoding Putative alpha-ketoglutarate-dependent sulfonate dioxygenase, with translation MATAVAHQPPAPAAKFHAGKVRHTTSPLDRAAAAEAAQDAAARAFAPPTTVPAYTPSTADLADLLAHSHVHTSPSLGTEFRAPSLAAATDGKPSLSIRDVLDDEARIKALARLVSERGVVFFRDAIITPKEQEVLVHRLGLAGGKPTSSGIHIHPYTLQGEEHGDGILKISSADQGSRALKRQDQASLLNRHKGNLEWHSDISFERVPSDYATLQVRKLPPNGGGDTVWASGYDAYERLSPATRAYLEGLTAYHDGSHFHDNISEHGQKLRDISRGAPENTGPELDAVHPVIRTNPTTGWKTLFVPRNFTRRINELTAAESDNLLEFLWDHVAANHDIQTRFRWEENNLAIWDNRSTYHARTWDTTELREGTRSVSLGERPFFDPQSKGRREALGLDK
- the rho1 gene encoding GTP-binding protein rho1, coding for MSGEIRRKLVIVGDGACGKTCLLIVFSKGMFPEVYVPTVFENYVADVEVDGKKVELALWDTAGQEDYDRLRPLSYPDSHVILICFAVDSPDSLDNVQEKWISEVMHFCQGLPIVLVACKKDLRDDPKTIQDLARMNQRPVSRNDGVAVAQKIGAQGYVECSAKTGEGVKEVFQVATRQALTIVNGKKRGNKNGKSGKCVVL
- the vps901 gene encoding Vacuolar protein sorting-associated protein 9a gives rise to the protein MATPPADDTHTSVQGATSEAPAAVAPAPPAPHAHDDDNAASPSPVQQEPSAASASDHPSPSPAVVVDLTSPPRPAAPPAPATGVITSSASTDAVTSPGDAPDNAPSHSTAAEEEETNGHAGDKQDKTTHTTAAADTLAPPSPSSHLSPPSPTTPLTPASSRSTPAPASPSKQPPMSLGSKPLPASPKPAGLAMAESPPRRSSLNAAALKRPALSLVTPAAATPAQRAVSGSGTPPGAPAKAPLGALRTAPDLAEFDPFATPAPAAAGPASAAVPRRPASGSGSNEATPTQARPQPQPHQASRSATPDTPGASTGASRPRRIVRAESGDAESTGDEPVFNFAGFLKDLRSRPADPIARYLKSFLTNFAKKPFTINEQIKLVRDFLSFIAEKMRVVEPWKSQSPAEFDNALEAMEKLVMNRLYPFTFTPQLTNGQTITTDDLERDAVFEQRVRLFSWVRGYHLDVPENEATQGFLGFAEQELLKINHYKAPRDKMICILNCCKVIFGLIRHTAGSDATSADAFVPILIFVVLRAAPENMLSNIEYISRFRNAEKLQGEAGYYLSSLQGAIQFIETMDASSLSNITQEEFESNVEKAIQELPSSPSSPRARSSIPSGNNEISPWATTPGEEPARQLALPATAAALDGTKRFFQRTGDAAKEAVSRPLNTISKILQDMQQQATAESSSESGDDEVVDRWAPGGPRDRQHEHRAHHPHGSMPVAVPAPQYIHGRGEAAPPSHLLAQLGISPGDPTPRYVAWRDACSGTPREPTPDYAAQMHHTLEASHEEYAREQARAANVMTLHQMFPALDEEIVDAVLYSCGDDLGHAIDRWVGVGGVR